From the Cataglyphis hispanica isolate Lineage 1 chromosome 24, ULB_Chis1_1.0, whole genome shotgun sequence genome, the window TAATGTAGATGTCTGGGATGATGGTACAGTAGACGGTTGTGGTTGATGCACCCAGCAATGGACCACGCAATCGTTGAATAAGCCGCATTGTTCAAGAGTTTGAGAATCGGGTTGTAACACGCGGCCATTGAATACTAATCGTATTGATTTGTGTGCTTCCAATTCCATTTGAAAGTGCCTCCTGCAAAATCAGGATTATCGAAATCTTTTTGCATACTTTAtgataatcttataaataatatagtataaatcttaaatatatgtatatgtgtatgtgtgtgtgtgtgtataaatatattaaataaaatataactatattattcatatattaaaatcagattgttataaaatgcagcataataaaataaaaaaatactaaataaatataatacatataatatataaaataaaacaaaatgcaattttttaataataaaaacaatatagaaatttattaatttattaattaaatataatttttttaaaaatcatcattAAGTAATTACCTTTTAAAATCACCTAGCATTTCTTTAAGACTGCCAGTGACTAGTTTTTGATCATCATTtatgaatttcaattttatggtGATCTCATTGCTATCGCTTAGAGTTGAGTCTTCTGTTGTACATTCTGACGAACCACTGCAAGTGGTTTGGTCTAATGTATTTGTATCAGAATTATCTGCCTTAGATCTTTGTAGCAGTGATGGATTATCGTTGTTGAATGAATCCATAGCTTCGATAAGTACCTCTTCTGTTGCTGTAGACTCCATTGATCTAGTAACTTCTCGAGAAGTTTCactaatatctaatatatcacacaatataaaaaagtttcaactAACATctatgcaaagaaaaaaaagatatgaaaaaaatatttacccaTGGCAGATGCATTTGGACAGTTTGATTGCATACTATCATTATTATCCGAAGTTGTCTCAGTTGTTTCCTCTTCTGTTGTTTCCAAATTCGGTGGCCGTCCAACATCCTGAAGGCCAAGACTGCCTGCATTTTGATGATTAGCTCTTATCGTCGCGATACGCGTCGGCGTCCGGTCACGTAATATAAGTACAGTGCGTATCAATGGCTGATCTGCTATATTTGTCGAACACCAAGCAAGCCATCCAACCAACAGTATACTCATAACAATGAAAAAGTCTGTGACTTCATCACCAACTCCTTCGATCAATGACATCTTACTCTCTCAAGATATATATCTGTcaagataacaaaaatattaataaaa encodes:
- the LOC126858350 gene encoding transmembrane and ubiquitin-like domain-containing protein 1 isoform X1, which codes for MSLIEGVGDEVTDFFIVMSILLVGWLAWCSTNIADQPLIRTVLILRDRTPTRIATIRANHQNAGSLGLQDVGRPPNLETTEEETTETTSDNNDSMQSNCPNASAMDISETSREVTRSMESTATEEVLIEAMDSFNNDNPSLLQRSKADNSDTNTLDQTTCSGSSECTTEDSTLSDSNEITIKLKFINDDQKLVTGSLKEMLGDFKRRHFQMELEAHKSIRLVFNGRVLQPDSQTLEQCGLFNDCVVHCWVHQPQPSTVPSSQTSTLDNSSSIYFNSQSFSDLPTGTGLSSMHNEWDLSRLLVSILTIVLGLAWYSRYHYAQLFTATTTLALYALTAIFTVSLFSNFFPDQDNIRNVE
- the LOC126858350 gene encoding transmembrane and ubiquitin-like domain-containing protein 1 isoform X2, producing the protein MSLIEGVGDEVTDFFIVMSILLVGWLAWCSTNIADQPLIRTVLILRDRTPTRIATIRANHQNAGSLGLQDVGRPPNLETTEEETTETTSDNNDSMQSNCPNASAMVTRSMESTATEEVLIEAMDSFNNDNPSLLQRSKADNSDTNTLDQTTCSGSSECTTEDSTLSDSNEITIKLKFINDDQKLVTGSLKEMLGDFKRRHFQMELEAHKSIRLVFNGRVLQPDSQTLEQCGLFNDCVVHCWVHQPQPSTVPSSQTSTLDNSSSIYFNSQSFSDLPTGTGLSSMHNEWDLSRLLVSILTIVLGLAWYSRYHYAQLFTATTTLALYALTAIFTVSLFSNFFPDQDNIRNVE